A DNA window from Methylobacterium sp. NMS14P contains the following coding sequences:
- a CDS encoding BA14K family protein yields MKTTVTAMASAMLAGALLGVPTGASAQAGSFANHGFGNHNFGAAAVAGGGGFGNHGFGAGAAGGGFANRGFGNHAFGPGAAAGGFANNGFGNHNFGRPAVGGGLSNPGFGHGLGAHRGYGHHRHYGYNRGFYGRPYGYGYGRRGYALGGLGLGLAVGGLYGGYGYPGYGYDTGYYGGYAPVTYGYAPVTYGYADTETDRVVDEDRACARRFRSYDPQSGTYLGRDGRRHRCR; encoded by the coding sequence ATGAAGACAACAGTCACAGCGATGGCATCGGCCATGCTCGCCGGCGCGCTTCTCGGAGTGCCGACCGGAGCCAGTGCGCAGGCGGGCAGCTTCGCCAACCACGGTTTCGGCAACCACAACTTCGGAGCTGCCGCCGTCGCGGGCGGCGGTGGCTTCGGCAATCACGGCTTCGGCGCCGGCGCCGCGGGCGGCGGTTTCGCCAATCGGGGTTTCGGCAACCACGCGTTCGGGCCGGGAGCCGCTGCCGGCGGCTTTGCCAATAACGGTTTCGGCAACCACAATTTCGGCCGCCCTGCTGTCGGCGGCGGGCTCTCCAATCCGGGGTTCGGGCACGGGCTCGGTGCCCATCGCGGCTACGGTCATCATCGCCATTACGGCTACAATCGGGGCTTCTACGGGAGACCCTACGGCTACGGCTACGGCCGGCGCGGATACGCGCTCGGCGGTCTCGGGCTGGGGCTCGCCGTGGGCGGTCTGTACGGCGGTTACGGTTATCCGGGATACGGCTACGACACCGGGTATTACGGCGGCTACGCGCCCGTCACTTACGGCTACGCGCCCGTCACCTACGGCTACGCCGACACCGAAACCGACCGTGTCGTTGACGAGGACCGCGCCTGCGCGCGCCGGTTCCGATCCTATGACCCGCAGAGCGGAACCTATCTCGGTCGGGACGGGCGTCGCCATCGCTGCCGGTAA